A segment of the Melioribacteraceae bacterium 4301-Me genome:
TATGTGCTATGAAGATGGTGGCATAGTTGATGACCTCCTTGTTTACCGCATTAATGAAAAGGAATTTTTGTTTGTAGTTAATGCAGCGAATAAAGATAAAGATCTCAATTGGATGAAAAAGAACAATAATTTTGAAGTGGAAATTTCAGATGAAAGTGATGAGTACTCTTTGTTAGCGGTCCAAGGTCCAAACTCTAAAGAAGTTGTTCAAAGTGTATGTGAAAGAGCGGTTGACTTGGAATATTATCATTTTTTCTTTGCAAAGGTTGCCGGTGTTGATATGATAGTTTCACGAACAGGTTATACAGGTGAGTTAGGCTATGAACTCTACTTTAAGGGTAATGAAACAGTAGCTGAAAAAGTTTGGAACACAATTTTTGATGCAGGTAAAAAATTTGATATTCAACCAGCAGGTTTAGGTGCAAGGGACTCACTTCGCTTAGAAATGGGCTATTGTTTATACGGCAATGATATTGACCAAACTACAAATCCTCTTGAAGCTGGACTTGGTTGGATTACTAAACTCAAGAAAAATAATTTTATTGGTAAAGGCGCTTTAATCAAAATTAAAAATGAGGGATTAAAACGCCGACTGGTCCCCATCATTTCTGAAGAGAAAGCGTTTCCTCGACATGGCTATGAGCTGACTATTGATGGCCAAAAAGTGGGTAACGTAACAAGTGGTACTGTAAGTCCTATTTTAGACAAAGCAATAGCTCTTGGATATGTTGATTTTAAGTACGCATCGGAAGGCAATAAAATTAATTTTCTAATTAGAGGAAAAGAAATTCCAGCAGTAATTACTAAACTTCCTTTTATAAAGAAGTAAAAATGAAAGTAAACGTATTTTTTTCCCCAGCTAATGTGGATGAATTATTTTTTAGTGGCAAAACTACAGTTGTTATTGATGTTTTGAGGGCAACTACAGTTATAACTACTGCTTTGCATAATGGAGCGCGCGAAGTTATTCCTGTTAATACTGTCGATTTTGCTATGAAAGTTTCAGGAAGTGCATTCGGTGGACAAACAATTCTTGGTGGTGAAAGAAATACTAAAATGATTGAAGGCTTTAATATAGGTAATTCACCTCTTGAATATAATGCGGAAACAGTAGCAGGTAAGTCAATTATTTTGTATACTACTAATGGTTCTAAAGCAGTTGTTAAAGCTAAATTTTCAGAGAACCTTTTTGTTTGTTGTTTTAATAATCTTTCTGCTATTGTTAAACACTTATTTAATCTTGATAAAG
Coding sequences within it:
- the gcvT gene encoding glycine cleavage system aminomethyltransferase GcvT, which codes for MKYTKLYNIHQKLGAKIVDFAGFKMPVQYSSIIAEHKAVRNSVGVFDVSHMGEIFIRGSKALEFVQFITINDASVLYNGRVQYSAMCYEDGGIVDDLLVYRINEKEFLFVVNAANKDKDLNWMKKNNNFEVEISDESDEYSLLAVQGPNSKEVVQSVCERAVDLEYYHFFFAKVAGVDMIVSRTGYTGELGYELYFKGNETVAEKVWNTIFDAGKKFDIQPAGLGARDSLRLEMGYCLYGNDIDQTTNPLEAGLGWITKLKKNNFIGKGALIKIKNEGLKRRLVPIISEEKAFPRHGYELTIDGQKVGNVTSGTVSPILDKAIALGYVDFKYASEGNKINFLIRGKEIPAVITKLPFIKK
- a CDS encoding 2-phosphosulfolactate phosphatase, with product MKVNVFFSPANVDELFFSGKTTVVIDVLRATTVITTALHNGAREVIPVNTVDFAMKVSGSAFGGQTILGGERNTKMIEGFNIGNSPLEYNAETVAGKSIILYTTNGSKAVVKAKFSENLFVCCFNNLSAIVKHLFNLDKDFLILCAGNSGAFSLEDTICAGRLVNDMLEINSSIEISDSAKAAVALNKTFGKNILKMLKESEHGQLLIQNGFADDLTYCANVDSIDIIPYYSTGVIKKMIVQ